One segment of Castanea sativa cultivar Marrone di Chiusa Pesio chromosome 3, ASM4071231v1 DNA contains the following:
- the LOC142627491 gene encoding cytochrome P450 71A1-like, which yields MDLKLLQSLWQESHGVLAHTLHFLIPLLLPLLILLLLLNLNRDRNLNLPPSPPKLPIVGNLHQIGLLPHRSFQALSNKHGPLMFLHLGCVPTLIVSSPEMVREILKSHDIVFANRARTTAVDIFLNGSTDLAFAPYGEYWKQVKKTCVQELLSLDRVQSFQFLREEEVDIMIKKIQCSCLGGKQVNISEMLLTVTNNIVFGTIIGQRNEGEDGKRRYGLLWMKVMKEFACFCFRDYFPFLGWLDVLTGFTSRLKRTFKDIDALFELVIKEHKDKMLTTDGGQSDKKNFVEILLQLKEDGVLDFDLNQDSIKAILLDMFVGSTDTSLTTMEWAIAELMKKPNIMKKAQEEVRQVVGRKSKVVVNDVNQMCYLKCIVKETLRLHPPVPFLIPRETSANAKLGGYDIPCKTRVYVNSWAIQRDPKFWDKAEEFLPERFNTNNSNPIDFIGQDFQYIPFGGGRRVCPGMSAGLKTVEYVLANLLYWFDWEFPGSAIGEELDMSEVFGLSVHKKVPLYLAATPYYP from the exons ATGGATCTAAAATTGTTGCAATCATTGTGGCAAGAGTCGCATGGAGTACTAGCACATACCCTTCACTTCCTtattcctcttcttcttccacttCTTATCCTTCTCCTTTTGCTTAATCTCAATAGAGATAGGAATCTCAATTTACCTCCATCCCCACCAAAGCTACCAATAGTTGGTAACCTTCATCAAATAGGCTTACTTCCCCACCGCTCTTTCCAAGCCCTTTCCAACAAGCATGGTCCCTTAATGTTCTTGCACTTAGGCTGTGTTCCAACTCTTATAGTTTCCTCCCCAGAAATGGTGAGAGAAATATTGAAGAGCCATGACATTGTCTTTGCGAATCGAGCAAGAACAACTGCTGTAGATATCTTTCTCAATGGAAGCACAGACTTGGCGTTTGCACCCTATGGTGAGTATTGGAAACAAGTTAAAAAAACTTGTGTTCAAGAGCTTTTGAGCCTCGATAGAGTGCAATCATTTCAATTCTTGAGGGAAGAAGAGGTTGATATTATGATCAAGAAGATACAATGTTCATGTCTAGGAGGAAAACAGGTTAATATAAGTGAAATGTTGCTTACTGTCACAAACAACATTGTGTTTGGAACAATTATAGGACAAAGAAATGAAGGAGAAGATGGTAAGAGAAGATATGGGTTGTTGTGGATGAAGGTAATGAAGGAATTtgcatgtttttgttttagagactattttccttttttgggaTGGTTAGATGTGCTTACAGGTTTTACCTCAAGACTGAAAAGGACTTTCAAAGACATAGATGCATTGTTCGAATTGGTGATTAAGGAGCACAAGGACAAGATGTTGACAACAGACGGTGGCCAGTCcgataagaaaaattttgtagaaattctCCTCCAGCTTAAGGAAGATGGCGTGCTTGACTTTGATCTAAATCAAGACAGCATCAAAGCAATCCTactg GATATGTTTGTGGGATCAACTGATACTTCCTTAACAACAATGGAGTGGGCAATAGCGGAGCTCATGAAAAAACCAAATATCATGAAGAAAGCACAAGAAGAGGTCAGACAAGTGGTTGGAAGGAAATCAAAGGTGGTTGTAAATGATGTCAATCAAATGTGCTACTTAAAATGTATCGTCAAGGAAACACTACGATTACATCCTCCTGTGCCATTCTTGATTCCTAGAGAAACATCTGCAAATGCTAAACTTGGAGGCTATGACATTCCTTGTAAAACAAGAGTGTATGTCAATTCTTGGGCCATTCAAAGAGACCCGAAATTCTGGGACAAGGCTGAGGAGTTCCTTCCAGAGAGATTCAATACTAATAATAGCAATCCGATTGATTTTATAGGCCAAGACTTTCAATATATCCCATTTGGAGGTGGAAGAAGGGTATGCCCTGGTATGTCAGCTGGACTAAAAACAGTTGAGTATGTTCTTGCCAACCTCTTATATTGGTTTGATTGGGAGTTTCCTGGTAGTGCAATAGGAGAGGAGTTGGACATGAGTGAGGTCTTTGGGCTTAGTGTTCATAAGAAAGTCCCTCTTTATCTTGCCGCAACTCCTTACTATCCTTAA